A part of Bacteroidia bacterium genomic DNA contains:
- a CDS encoding Rrf2 family transcriptional regulator, translated as MFSKSCKYAIRAVLYLATKLGEGERIGAKQLGDTLKVPTPFLAKILQDLSRKGLISSIKGPGGGFFLSEENQNVTLEQIIECVDGADVMNGCVLGFPTCSASNPCPLHVQAFAYREGLRYQLAHQTIRELALRINRENIKL; from the coding sequence ATGTTTTCCAAATCCTGTAAATATGCGATTCGTGCCGTGCTCTATCTTGCAACCAAGTTGGGAGAGGGAGAGCGGATTGGGGCCAAACAATTGGGGGATACGCTAAAAGTTCCTACGCCATTTTTAGCCAAGATTTTACAAGATTTGTCGAGAAAAGGGCTTATTTCTTCTATAAAAGGCCCGGGTGGTGGCTTTTTTCTCAGTGAGGAGAACCAAAATGTGACTCTCGAACAGATTATTGAATGTGTCGATGGGGCGGATGTAATGAATGGTTGTGTGCTGGGATTTCCTACCTGTTCTGCTTCGAACCCGTGTCCACTCCACGTACAGGCTTTTGCTTACCGGGAGGGACTTCGTTATCAATTGGCGCACCAGACTATCCGTGAACTTGCGTTAAGAATTAATCGGGAAAATATCAAACTATAA
- a CDS encoding c-type cytochrome — translation MEKLIGLCIVAIMAVSCGGSSQSSSEEQKPDLLKKTEVPVDDGLGIGEVKHVDLNNPLDEAMVKRGAAIYEMKCSACHKLTNQRVVGPGWAGVTQRRKPEWIMNMTTNVEVMLEKDSTARALFKEALVPMPNQNITMEEARDVLEFMYANDAGNTGK, via the coding sequence ATGGAAAAGCTAATAGGATTATGTATCGTAGCAATAATGGCCGTCAGCTGTGGCGGAAGCAGCCAATCTTCTTCTGAAGAACAAAAACCCGACCTACTCAAAAAAACAGAAGTACCTGTCGATGACGGCCTGGGAATAGGTGAAGTCAAACATGTTGACCTCAATAATCCGCTTGATGAAGCCATGGTCAAACGCGGTGCGGCTATCTATGAGATGAAATGTTCTGCCTGCCATAAACTCACCAACCAACGGGTAGTCGGGCCAGGATGGGCAGGTGTAACCCAACGCCGCAAACCCGAATGGATCATGAACATGACGACAAACGTCGAAGTTATGCTCGAAAAAGATTCCACCGCCCGCGCTTTGTTTAAGGAAGCGCTGGTACCCATGCCCAACCAAAATATTACAATGGAAGAAGCACGAGATGTACTGGAGTTTATGTATGCAAATGATGCAGGCAACACGGGGAAATAA
- a CDS encoding right-handed parallel beta-helix repeat-containing protein: protein MRSFLICFICFWSLGLFGQVPEKEPQPGEAVIIRPGKYDKKLELNYQGTPEKWITVVGEDVELPGMEISGGSYLKIIGFTLRNSNSNGLQIYNYAHHIIIDGMRVDSADNNGIKITGFAHDIVVKNTDVSASGIDNITCHNSVFGPAGSNIAFINCRSVYSRGEQGFDITSGSEILLVNCSSRHNGEGPINIGHGVQNVVIRNFTAEDEWNGPKIKFAEGIRFEGGSFNQKLRLVSQAANEGEGKGISKITVVGTPFPEIKNKVDADIILLDTPPRTAQWENDLLDLAGGTFTGLPDIKYSIPLKNQFWDAMMELYDYFSEFW from the coding sequence ATGCGAAGTTTTTTAATATGTTTTATTTGTTTTTGGAGTCTTGGTCTATTTGGGCAGGTTCCTGAGAAAGAACCACAACCGGGGGAGGCCGTCATCATTCGCCCCGGTAAGTATGACAAAAAACTCGAACTCAATTATCAGGGCACACCCGAAAAATGGATCACCGTCGTCGGAGAGGATGTGGAATTGCCCGGCATGGAAATCAGTGGAGGCAGTTATCTGAAAATCATCGGGTTCACGCTTCGCAACTCCAATTCCAACGGCCTTCAGATTTATAACTATGCCCACCACATAATCATAGATGGTATGCGGGTAGATAGTGCTGATAACAATGGAATTAAAATTACAGGGTTTGCTCACGATATTGTTGTCAAAAATACGGATGTCTCTGCCTCAGGAATCGATAATATTACCTGTCACAATTCCGTATTCGGCCCTGCAGGAAGCAATATTGCCTTTATCAACTGCCGGTCTGTATATTCCCGTGGAGAGCAGGGATTTGATATCACCTCAGGTAGTGAAATTTTACTGGTGAACTGTAGTTCCCGCCATAACGGTGAAGGCCCTATTAATATCGGTCACGGTGTACAAAATGTCGTCATACGAAACTTTACTGCTGAAGATGAATGGAATGGTCCCAAGATTAAGTTTGCCGAAGGAATACGATTTGAGGGAGGATCTTTCAACCAAAAACTTCGTCTGGTCTCTCAGGCCGCAAACGAAGGGGAAGGAAAAGGAATTTCCAAAATCACAGTTGTGGGAACCCCCTTTCCTGAAATTAAAAATAAGGTGGATGCTGATATTATTCTGCTGGATACCCCTCCCCGGACTGCTCAATGGGAAAATGACCTGTTGGATCTGGCCGGTGGTACATTTACAGGTTTGCCCGATATTAAGTATTCCATTCCCCTCAAAAACCAGTTTTGGGATGCGATGATGGAGCTGTATGATTATTTTTCTGAGTTTTGGTGA
- a CDS encoding endonuclease/exonuclease/phosphatase family protein, protein MKKSILVTYFFLLHCLLFSQQVSLLTWNIRDLGRTKDDTEISAIVSILRNHDLVAIQEVVAKDPAGAQAVAKIADLLNRTGAKWDYKISDPTRSPSPQMSERYAFLWKTSKVTLLNDPFLDKALEDYCYREPYIAKFQIAKSTKHFFLVNVHARRFDQKPEEEIQYFSQYPSRLKTSAVIITGDFNLDEKHAVWKPLYDQGYQSALSGSPTTLKQSCPGDGNYLSHSIDNIYYPAAVFRLIRAGREDFVTTCDNLETARGISDHLPVFLVVE, encoded by the coding sequence ATGAAAAAGAGTATCCTCGTTACGTACTTTTTCCTGCTTCACTGTCTGCTTTTTTCCCAGCAAGTCTCTCTCCTTACCTGGAACATCCGCGACCTGGGCCGCACCAAGGACGACACAGAAATCTCCGCCATCGTCTCTATTCTCCGCAATCACGACCTGGTAGCCATTCAGGAAGTGGTGGCCAAAGATCCCGCCGGTGCGCAGGCTGTAGCCAAAATTGCCGATCTCCTCAACCGCACCGGAGCCAAATGGGACTATAAAATCAGTGATCCCACCCGCAGCCCTTCGCCTCAGATGAGCGAGCGGTATGCTTTCCTCTGGAAAACCTCCAAAGTAACGCTCCTCAACGATCCCTTTCTCGACAAGGCACTGGAGGACTATTGCTACCGCGAGCCGTATATCGCCAAATTTCAGATCGCAAAGTCCACAAAACACTTTTTTCTTGTCAATGTCCACGCCCGCCGCTTCGATCAGAAGCCGGAGGAAGAAATTCAGTATTTCTCCCAGTACCCTTCGCGCCTCAAAACTTCCGCCGTCATCATCACCGGAGATTTCAACCTCGATGAAAAACACGCAGTGTGGAAACCCCTCTACGATCAGGGATACCAGTCTGCCCTGTCAGGAAGTCCTACGACCCTCAAACAGTCCTGCCCGGGCGATGGCAACTATCTAAGCCATTCGATCGACAATATCTATTATCCGGCAGCAGTATTTCGCCTCATCCGTGCCGGAAGAGAAGACTTCGTCACCACCTGTGACAACCTCGAAACCGCCCGCGGCATTTCAGATCACCTGCCGGTGTTTTTGGTGGTGGAGTAG
- a CDS encoding maleylpyruvate isomerase N-terminal domain-containing protein, with protein sequence MTLSLFPKIDHLLTDLLRSLTPEDWEKQTLAPQWKVKDVAAHLLDGNIRGISTSRDGYFGESPGEMGSYAELVSFLNRLNADWVQATRRISPQVLTDLLEITGKMYYEHLKILDMEADAIFSVAWAGEEISTNRFHIAREYTEKWHHQQQIRLAVGKEKLLLEPEYYLPFLETSFQALPHHYREIQADNHTVIRFVVPGVSFRCDLVRISGKWSLTDTSEIKPDCEVIIPDEIAWRIMTKGISKDSARAQLRISGETALGEHFTGMLAVMA encoded by the coding sequence ATGACACTTTCCCTCTTTCCCAAAATCGACCATTTACTCACAGACCTTCTTCGTTCCCTCACACCCGAAGACTGGGAAAAACAAACCCTCGCACCCCAATGGAAGGTAAAAGATGTGGCCGCACACCTGCTTGACGGGAATATCCGGGGAATTTCCACCTCACGCGACGGCTATTTTGGTGAATCGCCCGGGGAAATGGGCTCCTATGCAGAACTGGTATCCTTTCTCAACCGCCTGAATGCAGACTGGGTGCAGGCGACACGCCGTATCAGCCCGCAGGTGCTGACCGATTTGCTGGAGATTACCGGAAAAATGTATTATGAGCACCTGAAAATCCTTGACATGGAAGCAGATGCCATTTTCTCCGTAGCCTGGGCAGGGGAAGAAATTTCCACAAACAGGTTTCATATCGCCCGTGAATACACCGAAAAATGGCATCACCAGCAGCAGATCAGGCTGGCTGTGGGAAAAGAAAAGCTATTGCTTGAGCCGGAATATTACCTGCCTTTTCTGGAAACCTCTTTCCAGGCACTTCCCCACCATTACCGCGAAATACAGGCCGACAATCATACAGTGATCCGTTTTGTCGTGCCGGGAGTAAGCTTTCGTTGCGATCTGGTGCGGATAAGCGGAAAATGGTCGCTGACCGATACATCAGAAATCAAACCCGACTGTGAAGTTATCATTCCCGATGAAATCGCCTGGCGGATCATGACGAAAGGTATTTCGAAAGATTCGGCACGGGCACAACTTAGGATTAGCGGAGAAACCGCATTGGGAGAACACTTCACGGGCATGTTGGCGGTGATGGCGTGA
- a CDS encoding Txe/YoeB family addiction module toxin: MSYHLDFTDRAKEDIAAHKKSGNKTTLNKLLTLLEELAEHPFTGTGKPEALKYRLSGMWSRRINKEHRLIY; this comes from the coding sequence ATGAGCTACCATTTGGATTTTACCGATCGCGCGAAGGAAGATATTGCCGCACATAAAAAATCTGGTAACAAAACCACTCTCAATAAACTGCTAACACTTCTGGAAGAGTTGGCGGAGCATCCGTTTACGGGGACAGGAAAGCCTGAGGCCCTGAAGTATCGCCTGTCTGGAATGTGGTCCCGAAGAATAAATAAGGAACACCGGCTGATTTATTAG
- a CDS encoding glycosylase, which produces MDNHSYLPPLFVLGLLLANCTPQPSATTDTPETNEPFPAELVNFTPYAGNPVFSGTGTDTWDENIRERGWIMREDDGWHMWYTGYRNGPDEKMALGYATSSDGLNWTRFSDSPIFDTNWTEDMMIVKWEDTYYMFAEGQNDIAHLLTSADKIHWEDHGSLDVRQTNGEPISPGPYGTPTALRVDSLWYLLYERGDLGIWLATSPDLVEWTNVQDEPVIEMGPEPYDKYGLAVNQVIAYKGRYYAYFHGTSKEDWSLWSTNVAMSEDLIHWQKYPGNPIAEDNKSSGILVHDGTQYLLYTMHEKVQVHYPVDSAYQSATEPSDSR; this is translated from the coding sequence ATGGACAATCATTCTTACTTACCCCCCCTTTTTGTGTTGGGGCTGTTGCTGGCAAACTGCACACCCCAACCTTCCGCCACTACAGATACACCGGAAACCAACGAACCCTTCCCCGCCGAACTGGTAAACTTCACGCCGTATGCCGGCAATCCGGTATTTTCCGGAACAGGCACAGATACCTGGGACGAAAATATCCGCGAACGTGGCTGGATCATGCGCGAAGACGACGGCTGGCATATGTGGTACACCGGTTACCGCAATGGCCCCGATGAAAAAATGGCGCTCGGTTATGCGACATCTTCCGACGGGCTCAACTGGACGCGGTTTTCCGATTCGCCCATTTTTGATACCAACTGGACCGAAGATATGATGATTGTCAAATGGGAGGATACTTACTATATGTTTGCCGAAGGCCAGAATGACATCGCTCACCTCCTCACTTCCGCAGATAAAATCCACTGGGAAGACCACGGTTCGCTGGATGTACGTCAGACCAACGGCGAACCCATCAGCCCCGGCCCTTATGGCACGCCTACGGCTTTACGGGTGGACAGCCTCTGGTATCTCCTCTACGAGCGCGGCGATCTCGGCATCTGGCTGGCAACCTCCCCGGACCTCGTCGAATGGACCAATGTCCAGGACGAGCCCGTCATCGAAATGGGGCCCGAACCCTACGACAAATACGGCCTTGCCGTCAACCAGGTGATTGCGTACAAAGGGCGCTATTACGCTTATTTTCACGGCACTTCCAAAGAAGACTGGAGCCTTTGGTCCACCAATGTGGCTATGTCCGAAGACCTGATCCACTGGCAGAAATACCCCGGCAACCCGATTGCTGAGGACAATAAGTCCAGCGGCATTCTGGTTCACGACGGTACGCAGTACCTGCTTTACACCATGCACGAAAAAGTGCAGGTTCACTATCCGGTGGATTCGGCTTACCAGTCGGCCACAGAGCCGTCGGACTCGAGATAG
- the dgoD gene encoding galactonate dehydratase, producing MTVNENSARSRRNFFKKAFASAAATTAGLYGLRAADTDPSETWAWHDQKKVEIKITKLETFKVKPRFLFLKIHTDQGITGLGEPITEGRADTCAAAVQEIAPYLVGKDPRMVMHHWQAIYRHAFYRGGPILTSALSGVEQALWDIKGKALGVPIYELLGGPTRQRIRVYAHARTPETIKEAKAKGFTAFKTGVKNATQSGIIASQKFVEEATQAFAELREAAGKDGDIGIDFHGAISQQNAALLIHALEPYQPFFIEEPVNCQNVDVMAALAKETHIPIATGERIFTKWGFREILEKGAASILQPDLCHAGGIFEGRLIAGMAEAYYAAVAPHNPLGPISLAAGLQLAASIPNFLCQEQVTLGEGYIKKPFQVENGHIPLPTGPGLGIELDEEAMADKLGHEWKNQETYLESDGSVADW from the coding sequence ATGACTGTCAACGAAAACTCTGCACGCTCACGCCGCAACTTTTTCAAAAAAGCCTTTGCCTCTGCGGCTGCTACCACCGCCGGACTTTACGGCCTTCGCGCCGCGGATACCGACCCATCCGAAACCTGGGCCTGGCACGACCAGAAAAAGGTGGAAATCAAAATCACCAAACTCGAAACCTTTAAGGTAAAACCCCGCTTCCTCTTCCTGAAAATCCATACCGACCAGGGTATCACCGGGCTTGGCGAGCCCATTACCGAAGGCCGTGCGGATACCTGCGCTGCGGCTGTTCAGGAAATTGCGCCCTATCTTGTAGGCAAAGATCCCCGCATGGTCATGCACCACTGGCAGGCCATTTACCGCCATGCTTTCTACCGCGGCGGGCCGATTCTCACCAGTGCACTGAGCGGGGTCGAACAGGCGCTCTGGGATATCAAAGGCAAAGCGCTCGGTGTACCCATCTACGAACTTCTGGGTGGCCCCACGCGACAGCGTATTCGCGTATATGCCCATGCCCGCACACCTGAAACCATCAAAGAAGCCAAAGCCAAAGGATTTACCGCCTTCAAAACCGGTGTCAAAAATGCTACACAGTCGGGGATTATCGCCTCGCAGAAGTTTGTCGAAGAAGCAACCCAGGCTTTTGCAGAATTGCGCGAAGCGGCGGGCAAAGACGGCGATATCGGCATCGATTTTCACGGTGCCATCAGCCAGCAAAATGCGGCCCTCCTCATCCATGCGCTGGAGCCTTACCAGCCGTTTTTTATTGAAGAACCCGTCAACTGCCAGAACGTCGATGTCATGGCTGCGCTGGCAAAAGAGACTCATATCCCCATCGCCACAGGAGAGCGCATTTTCACCAAATGGGGATTTCGCGAAATCCTCGAAAAAGGCGCGGCGAGTATCCTTCAGCCCGATCTTTGCCATGCAGGCGGTATTTTTGAAGGACGCCTGATAGCCGGAATGGCGGAGGCCTATTACGCCGCGGTTGCGCCACACAATCCGCTGGGACCGATATCATTGGCTGCCGGACTCCAACTGGCGGCGAGTATTCCCAACTTCTTATGCCAGGAGCAGGTTACGCTGGGCGAAGGGTATATCAAAAAACCTTTCCAGGTGGAAAATGGCCACATTCCGCTACCCACAGGCCCCGGACTGGGAATCGAACTCGACGAGGAAGCCATGGCCGACAAGCTCGGCCATGAGTGGAAAAACCAGGAGACCTATCTCGAGTCCGACGGCTCTGTGGCCGACTGGTAA
- a CDS encoding sodium:solute symporter family protein, whose protein sequence is MSTTDYLVILVFSLMILIAGLSFSRSGNNMKSFFAAGGNVPWWLSGLSLFMSFFSAGTFVVWGSIAYKYGWVAVTIQWMMSLGGFVIAFFIAPRWRKTGVLTVGQYIGDRYGPSLKNFYSYIFLVLSFVTTGAFLYPVAKLFNVSTGFSIEISVIVLGIIILLYTAAGGLWAVIITDVLQFVILFAAIIIVVPLAFGQAGGIENWVNRTPEGFFDLFNEEYSIGFLFAFTLYNAVYIGGNWAYVQRFTSVKDPRAAKKAGLLFAGLYIFSPILWMIPPMIYRTLHPDLSGLENEGAYLLMCKEVLPVGMLGMMLGGMIFATASSVNTTLNMAAAVFTNDIYKNLRKGITNRQLMQMARISTVVFGLITIGIALLVPAAGGIVEVVISFGAITGVPLYGPAIWALFSQRQTMFSIAATTLISIAVGLFFKFLSPAFWGFSLNRAEEMLVGTITPLVLLAGFEIYQRIKNQTGVPFVQPRLEEESQSEETSGEQNQFALRVMGITLILTGLMIGILGMVAESGKWIVVPVGAIVLVAGLLIYRK, encoded by the coding sequence ATGTCAACTACGGACTACCTCGTCATCCTCGTGTTTTCGCTGATGATTCTGATTGCAGGGTTATCATTTTCCCGCTCAGGAAACAATATGAAGTCCTTCTTTGCAGCGGGCGGCAATGTGCCCTGGTGGCTGAGCGGACTGAGTTTGTTTATGAGCTTTTTTTCTGCGGGAACTTTTGTAGTCTGGGGTTCGATTGCCTATAAATATGGATGGGTAGCCGTAACCATTCAGTGGATGATGAGTCTGGGCGGATTTGTGATTGCTTTTTTTATCGCGCCCCGATGGCGAAAAACAGGAGTGCTTACGGTAGGGCAATATATTGGAGATCGTTATGGGCCTTCGCTAAAAAACTTTTACAGCTACATATTTTTGGTTCTGAGTTTTGTGACTACCGGAGCGTTTTTATACCCGGTAGCCAAGCTGTTTAATGTCTCAACCGGCTTTTCCATAGAGATTTCCGTGATTGTATTGGGAATCATTATTCTGCTTTATACAGCGGCAGGAGGATTATGGGCAGTCATCATAACAGACGTTTTGCAGTTTGTCATACTGTTTGCAGCCATCATTATTGTCGTTCCGCTTGCTTTTGGGCAGGCAGGGGGAATAGAAAACTGGGTGAACCGGACGCCCGAAGGTTTTTTTGATCTTTTTAATGAAGAATATTCTATCGGCTTTCTTTTCGCATTCACCCTTTACAATGCTGTGTATATCGGAGGCAACTGGGCTTACGTGCAGCGGTTTACCAGCGTAAAAGACCCACGCGCTGCAAAAAAAGCGGGGCTTCTATTTGCCGGTTTATACATTTTCAGCCCCATCTTGTGGATGATTCCGCCGATGATCTACCGCACCCTCCATCCCGATCTGTCAGGTCTTGAAAATGAAGGCGCATATCTCCTCATGTGTAAAGAAGTACTACCTGTCGGGATGCTCGGCATGATGCTGGGCGGGATGATTTTCGCTACTGCAAGTTCTGTGAATACGACACTCAATATGGCCGCAGCGGTTTTCACCAACGATATTTACAAAAACCTCCGAAAAGGCATCACCAACCGTCAATTGATGCAAATGGCGAGAATCTCTACGGTTGTATTTGGGCTGATTACCATTGGCATTGCCTTACTCGTTCCTGCCGCAGGCGGAATTGTCGAAGTTGTCATCAGTTTCGGGGCAATCACCGGAGTTCCACTTTACGGCCCGGCCATCTGGGCTTTATTTTCGCAAAGGCAAACGATGTTTTCCATTGCTGCTACCACACTTATCAGTATTGCCGTCGGTTTATTTTTCAAATTCCTCTCCCCTGCCTTTTGGGGATTTTCGCTCAACCGCGCAGAAGAAATGCTTGTGGGGACGATCACCCCCCTTGTGTTACTCGCAGGATTTGAAATCTATCAGAGAATAAAAAACCAGACTGGCGTTCCATTTGTTCAGCCCAGGTTGGAAGAAGAAAGCCAATCAGAAGAAACATCAGGCGAACAAAACCAATTTGCCCTGCGGGTGATGGGTATTACCCTGATCCTTACCGGGCTTATGATCGGTATATTGGGAATGGTAGCAGAGTCGGGAAAATGGATAGTTGTACCGGTAGGAGCAATTGTTCTGGTGGCGGGGTTATTGATTTACCGGAAATAA
- a CDS encoding FAD-dependent oxidoreductase, whose product MLKASAAHLRAPKTEIIQSDLVIVGGGLAGTCCAITAARAGIRVVLAQDRPVLGGNSSSEVRLWVLGATSHMGNNNRWAREGGVVDEILVENTYRNPEGNGIIYDTILLEKVLAEPNIRLLLNTAVYEAEKSSDNLISKAIGFCSQNSTRYELTAPLFCDASGDGILGFLSGAAFRMGAESADEFDEPFAPSEEYGNLLGHSIYFMTKDVGKPVKYVAPDYALKDITKIPRYRKFSIKDQGAHFWWIEYGGRLDTVHDTELIKWELWKVVYGVWDYMKNSGTFPEAETMTLEWVGHIPGKRESRRFEGPYILKQSDFVQQQPFEDAVSFGGWAVDLHPADGVFSEKPGCNQYHSKGVYSIPYRTMYSRNIDNLFLAGRIISASHVAMGSSRVMATCAHNAQAVGMAAALATQNNWLPADLLETQRMQQLQQALLKSGQHIPFLSLKDEKDLASKAQLRTKHSLHENPGSTLTLHEIPFNGEWHTLIYGSAQMLPLTQGAAPRFETEVQSESSTTLTVSLRISSKAGNFTPDIVLATRDFDLSPGRHELIIDFEAEFPRNDYGFVCFHENKDVSIRTSQARITGILSVFNKHNRAVSNFGKQEPDPAIGFESFEFWVPGRRPDGANFAMKITPGLSGFGAENITNGVNRPFLGPNAWVASPDDPEPELTLSWPETQTIQQVDFAFDTDFDHPMESAIWGHPERIMPFTVQEYRIFDENHQLLYTCESNHQTLNRIRFDQPVKTRTLNIRFKRPGPDVPVAVFGLRCYGPE is encoded by the coding sequence ATGTTAAAAGCATCCGCAGCGCACTTGCGCGCCCCCAAAACAGAAATTATCCAGTCCGATCTTGTCATCGTTGGCGGTGGTCTGGCAGGAACTTGTTGTGCGATTACGGCAGCCCGGGCAGGTATCAGGGTGGTACTTGCACAGGACCGCCCGGTACTGGGGGGCAATTCTTCCAGTGAAGTGCGCCTTTGGGTATTGGGCGCAACCTCTCATATGGGCAACAACAACCGCTGGGCCAGAGAAGGCGGAGTGGTGGATGAAATTCTGGTAGAAAACACCTACCGCAATCCGGAAGGAAACGGAATTATCTACGACACCATACTGCTGGAAAAAGTACTCGCAGAGCCTAATATCAGGCTTTTGCTCAACACGGCTGTATATGAAGCCGAAAAATCTTCTGATAACCTGATCAGCAAAGCGATCGGGTTTTGCAGTCAGAACTCTACCCGTTACGAATTGACGGCACCACTGTTTTGTGACGCATCGGGTGACGGCATTCTGGGATTTTTGTCAGGGGCTGCCTTCCGGATGGGCGCGGAGTCTGCCGACGAGTTTGACGAGCCGTTTGCCCCTTCGGAAGAATATGGCAATCTCCTTGGCCATTCTATTTACTTTATGACCAAAGACGTGGGTAAACCCGTCAAATACGTTGCACCTGACTATGCACTGAAAGACATCACGAAAATTCCCCGCTACCGTAAATTCAGCATCAAAGACCAGGGCGCGCATTTTTGGTGGATTGAATATGGCGGCAGGCTGGACACCGTACACGACACAGAGCTGATCAAATGGGAATTGTGGAAAGTGGTTTATGGCGTATGGGACTATATGAAAAACTCCGGCACTTTCCCCGAGGCCGAAACCATGACCCTCGAATGGGTAGGGCATATCCCTGGAAAACGCGAAAGCCGCCGGTTTGAAGGACCCTATATCCTGAAACAATCCGACTTTGTGCAACAGCAACCCTTTGAAGATGCCGTGTCATTTGGCGGATGGGCGGTTGACCTTCACCCCGCCGACGGCGTATTCTCCGAAAAACCCGGCTGCAATCAGTACCACAGCAAAGGGGTTTATTCGATCCCCTACCGCACCATGTACAGCCGAAATATTGACAATCTTTTCCTTGCCGGCAGAATTATCAGCGCCAGCCATGTGGCGATGGGTTCGTCGCGTGTGATGGCCACCTGCGCACACAATGCACAGGCTGTGGGAATGGCGGCGGCGCTTGCTACCCAAAACAATTGGCTTCCCGCAGACCTGCTTGAGACCCAGAGAATGCAACAACTGCAACAGGCACTGCTAAAATCCGGGCAACATATTCCGTTCCTCTCCCTCAAAGACGAAAAGGATCTGGCATCCAAAGCTCAGCTCCGGACAAAACACAGCCTGCACGAAAATCCAGGAAGTACACTTACTCTCCATGAAATTCCCTTCAACGGAGAGTGGCATACGCTGATTTACGGCTCCGCACAAATGCTCCCGTTGACACAAGGAGCAGCCCCCCGTTTTGAAACAGAAGTGCAATCAGAAAGCTCAACAACACTTACCGTATCGCTGCGAATCAGCAGCAAAGCGGGCAATTTCACCCCCGATATTGTGCTGGCAACCCGTGATTTTGATCTTTCCCCCGGCAGGCACGAACTTATCATAGACTTTGAAGCCGAATTTCCCCGAAATGATTACGGCTTTGTCTGTTTCCACGAAAATAAAGATGTATCCATTCGCACGAGCCAGGCGCGGATCACGGGTATTCTCAGCGTATTCAACAAACACAACCGGGCAGTGTCAAACTTTGGAAAGCAGGAACCAGATCCTGCCATTGGCTTCGAATCATTCGAATTCTGGGTTCCGGGCCGCAGACCCGATGGCGCCAATTTTGCCATGAAAATTACCCCCGGCCTGTCTGGTTTTGGTGCAGAAAATATCACCAATGGTGTAAACCGTCCATTCCTTGGGCCCAACGCCTGGGTCGCCTCCCCTGATGATCCGGAACCGGAACTTACCCTCTCCTGGCCAGAAACCCAGACCATACAACAGGTAGATTTCGCTTTTGACACAGACTTTGACCATCCGATGGAATCGGCAATATGGGGACACCCGGAGCGAATTATGCCCTTTACCGTTCAGGAATACCGCATTTTTGATGAAAATCATCAGTTGTTGTACACCTGCGAGTCAAACCATCAAACACTGAATCGCATCCGGTTTGACCAGCCGGTCAAAACCCGCACGCTAAACATCCGGTTTAAAAGACCTGGCCCAGATGTACCGGTAGCGGTATTTGGGCTGCGTTGTTACGGGCCGGAATAA